The proteins below come from a single Rhizobium rhizoryzae genomic window:
- a CDS encoding transporter substrate-binding domain-containing protein gives MLKRHFLKAAACAAFFLGASLSAHAEDILAKAKAAGTLKVGTETAFAPFDFIDAGTHSGLNVDLFAEIGKELGVKIEWVTLPWEGVLPGLEAGKFDVVAGPATITKARMERYRFTSPIAEATVAILKKAGAPISKPEDIAGKAVGVGKATAQLAQLTEFSATLPTKVDIREYPAFNDAYADMAAGRIVAVANSLPNIAFVAKQRAGMFEVVQPPFGKKTYFGYVGRKDADYAPLMDAIDAALIKMKGDGRMAKLQEKWFGTKFDTPDTVKEPAI, from the coding sequence ATGCTGAAAAGACATTTCCTCAAGGCGGCCGCCTGCGCCGCATTCTTCCTGGGCGCATCACTGAGTGCCCACGCCGAAGATATCCTTGCAAAGGCAAAAGCAGCCGGGACCCTCAAGGTCGGTACCGAGACGGCTTTCGCGCCATTCGATTTCATTGATGCCGGTACGCATTCGGGCCTCAATGTCGATCTGTTCGCCGAAATCGGCAAAGAGCTTGGCGTGAAGATCGAATGGGTAACGCTGCCATGGGAAGGCGTGTTGCCCGGCCTTGAAGCTGGGAAGTTCGACGTTGTTGCGGGACCAGCTACGATCACCAAGGCACGCATGGAGCGTTATCGCTTCACATCGCCGATCGCCGAGGCGACTGTGGCAATTCTCAAAAAGGCCGGCGCGCCCATCAGCAAGCCGGAGGATATTGCAGGCAAGGCCGTCGGCGTCGGCAAGGCGACGGCGCAGCTGGCTCAATTGACCGAATTTTCCGCAACATTGCCGACCAAGGTCGATATCCGCGAATATCCGGCCTTCAACGATGCCTATGCCGATATGGCGGCTGGTCGTATCGTTGCGGTCGCAAACTCGCTCCCGAACATCGCATTCGTCGCCAAACAACGGGCCGGCATGTTTGAAGTCGTGCAGCCACCTTTCGGAAAGAAGACCTATTTCGGGTATGTTGGCCGCAAGGATGCAGACTACGCTCCGCTAATGGACGCCATCGATGCTGCTCTCATCAAGATGAAGGGTGACGGTCGCATGGCAAAGCTTCAGGAGAAGTGGTTCGGTACGAAGTTCGATACGCCGGACACAGTCAAGGAACCCGCGATCTGA
- a CDS encoding ABC transporter transmembrane domain-containing protein, producing the protein MERNLLRYIWKHTRRQQVFILAIVLLSMVPYFAAFDLPKQIINGPIQGSGFETADSTALFMEFTLAVPFTDLSWSFEGFELDRMSMLMALSGVFLFLVIVNGLFKFYINTYKGRLGERLLRRIRFELVDRVLRFPPSALKQAHGAEVSTMVKDEVEPFGGFTGDAFVQPVMLGGQAAAALFFIFLQNLALGMIAFVMVAIQVGIIPKMRRRLIDLGRQRQITARHLAGKVGEIVDGIDTIHTYDTSNYERADIAHRLGHIYKIRYELYQWKFLVKFVNNFLSQLTPFLFYSIGGYFALKGSLDVGQLVAVINAYKDLPGPLKELIDWDQSRQDVQVKYEQVLEQFEPGQLVDPSLHEVKPVTPAYAGTVLAAHNLTVIDGSGAKTLDNVTLKIERGETVAIIDNAGNGGESLAESFARIVWPASGRVSLGDADLLELPEAVSGRKVTYASADSYFFHGSLKDNLLYGLKHAPTTTVSYSGEEATHRNWEIREAELAGNCAFDLNADWIDRRSTSVLRGFDDDLKQSLMRALDAVQLTPDVMELALHSYLDPEENPALAGRIVEMRHSLRETLQAEGLSNIVAHFDPAAYNAEATVAENLLFAATRISSSADGDVTESEYLFEVLEVSGLYDMLYEMGLKIADDLVEIFADLPPEHPFFQQLDRVSAEDIAKYQQLLQRMQSRTGAGITEEEARSIVRLSLHYVEPRYRFGVLTQDIMDAVVAARDKFYANLPANLRDRIERYDPHRYMAAATLRENVLFGKLSHRVADAPAKIRKIAGEIMREKGLFESFIALGLNFEVGTGGRRLTLTQRHKLSLARALVRRSDFYIFNRALPGLDRRVQEEIVKAVIDFLKEQDNDPTVIWVLSNTSLSRLFHRVIVFDRGTVAEDGTFEALDRDSGIFRSLVA; encoded by the coding sequence ATGGAACGCAACCTACTACGCTATATCTGGAAGCATACCCGGCGGCAGCAGGTGTTCATCCTGGCCATCGTGCTGCTTTCGATGGTGCCTTATTTCGCCGCGTTCGATTTGCCGAAGCAGATCATCAACGGCCCCATTCAGGGAAGCGGTTTCGAAACGGCGGACTCCACGGCGCTGTTCATGGAGTTCACCCTCGCGGTGCCCTTCACCGATCTGAGCTGGAGTTTCGAGGGCTTCGAGCTGGATCGTATGTCCATGCTCATGGCCTTGAGCGGCGTCTTTCTGTTTCTTGTCATCGTCAACGGCCTCTTCAAATTCTACATCAACACCTACAAGGGTCGGCTGGGTGAAAGGCTGCTGAGACGAATCCGGTTCGAACTGGTGGATCGGGTTCTACGCTTTCCGCCCAGTGCCTTGAAACAGGCCCATGGGGCTGAAGTCTCGACGATGGTCAAAGACGAGGTGGAGCCATTTGGTGGCTTTACCGGAGATGCTTTCGTCCAACCGGTCATGCTTGGCGGGCAGGCTGCTGCGGCGCTCTTCTTTATTTTTCTCCAGAATCTCGCGCTCGGGATGATTGCCTTCGTCATGGTTGCCATTCAGGTGGGCATCATTCCGAAAATGCGGCGTCGGTTGATTGATCTTGGACGTCAGCGGCAGATCACGGCGCGTCATCTTGCCGGCAAGGTTGGAGAAATCGTCGACGGCATCGATACGATCCACACATATGACACGAGCAATTACGAGCGCGCGGATATCGCGCATCGGCTCGGCCATATCTACAAGATCCGGTATGAACTCTATCAGTGGAAGTTTCTCGTCAAATTCGTCAATAACTTCCTCTCCCAGCTGACCCCCTTCCTTTTCTATTCCATCGGCGGTTATTTCGCCCTCAAGGGATCGCTCGATGTTGGCCAGCTGGTTGCTGTCATCAACGCCTACAAAGATCTGCCAGGCCCTCTGAAGGAACTGATCGATTGGGATCAGTCACGCCAGGACGTTCAGGTCAAGTATGAGCAGGTTCTGGAACAATTTGAGCCAGGACAACTCGTCGATCCGTCCCTGCATGAGGTGAAGCCCGTCACGCCTGCCTATGCGGGTACGGTTCTCGCGGCCCACAATCTGACGGTCATTGACGGAAGTGGCGCAAAGACCCTCGACAATGTGACGCTCAAGATCGAGCGTGGCGAAACCGTTGCCATCATCGACAATGCAGGCAACGGGGGCGAAAGCCTGGCGGAATCCTTTGCCCGTATTGTCTGGCCTGCCTCCGGGCGCGTTAGTCTTGGCGATGCCGATTTGCTGGAACTGCCGGAGGCTGTGTCGGGCCGCAAGGTCACCTATGCTTCGGCAGACAGCTATTTCTTTCATGGCAGCCTGAAAGACAATCTGCTTTATGGATTGAAGCACGCGCCGACGACGACCGTCTCTTATAGCGGCGAGGAAGCCACTCATCGCAACTGGGAGATCCGGGAGGCGGAACTAGCCGGGAATTGTGCGTTCGACCTCAATGCAGACTGGATAGATCGCCGGTCGACATCGGTCTTGCGCGGTTTTGACGACGATCTCAAACAGTCACTCATGCGCGCGCTCGATGCCGTTCAACTGACGCCGGATGTCATGGAGCTTGCTCTGCACTCCTATCTGGATCCGGAGGAAAACCCGGCGCTGGCGGGGCGGATCGTCGAGATGCGTCATTCCTTGAGAGAAACGCTTCAGGCTGAAGGGCTCTCGAACATTGTCGCCCATTTTGATCCGGCGGCCTATAACGCCGAAGCGACTGTTGCGGAAAACCTTCTGTTTGCTGCGACGCGCATTTCGTCCAGCGCCGACGGCGATGTGACGGAAAGCGAGTATCTGTTCGAGGTGCTCGAAGTCAGCGGTCTTTATGACATGCTCTATGAGATGGGTCTGAAGATCGCAGACGATCTGGTCGAAATCTTCGCAGATCTGCCGCCGGAACATCCGTTCTTCCAGCAACTCGACCGCGTCAGTGCCGAGGACATCGCCAAGTATCAGCAGCTTTTGCAACGTATGCAGTCCCGCACCGGAGCAGGCATAACGGAAGAGGAGGCACGTTCCATCGTCCGCCTCAGTCTGCACTATGTCGAGCCGCGCTATCGCTTCGGTGTGTTGACGCAGGATATCATGGATGCGGTGGTGGCAGCGCGCGACAAATTCTACGCCAATCTGCCCGCGAACCTGCGGGACCGGATCGAGAGATATGATCCACACCGCTACATGGCCGCGGCGACACTTCGAGAGAATGTGCTTTTCGGAAAGTTGTCTCATCGTGTTGCAGATGCTCCGGCGAAGATCAGGAAAATCGCTGGCGAAATCATGCGCGAGAAGGGATTGTTCGAGAGCTTCATCGCTCTTGGGTTGAACTTCGAGGTTGGAACGGGAGGGCGCCGATTGACCCTTACGCAGCGCCACAAGCTGAGCCTGGCCCGCGCGTT